One window of Kosakonia cowanii JCM 10956 = DSM 18146 genomic DNA carries:
- a CDS encoding aminoimidazole riboside kinase: MSARVWCLGDAVVDLLPQGDACLMQCPGGAPANVAVGIARLQGNSGFIGRVGDDPFGHFMRQTLAKEQVDTAFMRADAQHRTSTVVVALDEEGERSFTFMVRPSADLFLAETDLPPFARGEWLHCCSIALAAEPSRSTTFSAMERVRGAGGFVSFDPNIRHDLWADSAQLRHCIERGLVLADVVKLSEEELAFIADAPAEEVSLPELAARYGITLLLVTQGKAGVKACLNGKCYHYPTLPVISVDTTGAGDAFVAGLLWGLAQHGLPDSEPQLAARLASAQICGALATTAKGAMTALPWRHQLEEQLA; the protein is encoded by the coding sequence ATGTCAGCTCGAGTCTGGTGTCTGGGTGACGCCGTGGTGGATCTATTGCCGCAGGGCGATGCCTGCCTGATGCAGTGCCCCGGCGGCGCGCCGGCCAACGTCGCGGTCGGCATTGCGCGCTTACAGGGAAATAGCGGTTTTATCGGGCGCGTCGGCGACGATCCCTTCGGCCACTTTATGCGTCAGACGCTGGCGAAAGAGCAGGTCGACACTGCTTTTATGCGTGCCGATGCGCAGCACCGCACCTCAACGGTGGTGGTGGCTCTGGATGAAGAGGGTGAGCGCTCCTTTACCTTTATGGTGCGTCCGAGCGCCGACCTGTTCCTGGCTGAAACGGATCTGCCCCCGTTTGCCCGCGGCGAATGGCTGCACTGCTGCTCGATTGCGCTGGCGGCTGAGCCTTCGCGCTCCACCACCTTCAGCGCCATGGAGCGGGTGCGCGGCGCGGGCGGGTTTGTCAGCTTCGACCCCAATATTCGCCACGATTTGTGGGCCGACAGCGCCCAGCTTCGCCACTGCATCGAGCGCGGGCTGGTGCTGGCGGATGTGGTGAAACTCTCGGAAGAGGAGCTGGCGTTTATCGCCGACGCGCCTGCTGAGGAGGTGAGCCTGCCCGAACTGGCGGCGCGTTACGGCATCACCCTGCTGCTGGTCACCCAGGGCAAAGCCGGGGTGAAAGCCTGCCTGAACGGCAAGTGCTACCACTACCCGACGCTGCCGGTGATAAGCGTGGACACCACCGGCGCGGGCGACGCCTTTGTTGCCGGTCTGCTGTGGGGGCTGGCGCAGCACGGCCTGCCCGATAGCGAACCGCAGTTAGCCGCGCGGCTGGCGAGCGCGCAGATCTGCGGTGCGCTGGCAACCACCGCCAAAGGGGCAATGACCGCCCTGCCCTGGCGCCACCAGCTTGAGGAGCAACTCGCCTGA
- a CDS encoding carbohydrate porin yields the protein MKKSTLAITLGLILSAGAAQAADPSMSSIEARLAALEQRLQAAEQRANAAESRAQAAEKQAQQLAAAQQKTDTTTTQVEQRTAKLEQKASDEGGFEFHGYARSGLLMSDSASKTQGGPTVTPAGETGGHVGRLGNEPDTYVEMNLEHKQTLANGATTRFKVMLADGQRTYNDWTASSSDLNLRQAFTEIGHLPSFTGAFKDSTVWAGKRFDRDNFDIHWIDSDVVFLAGTGAGVYDMKWSDEARSNLSIYGRTFGDIENSENTAQNYILSLNNYYGPVQLMVSGMRAKDNDDRLDLEGNKVKSDAADNGVHALLGLHNDSFYGLREGSAKTALLYGHGLGAEVKAIGSDGALLSQADTWRLASYGITPLGGGWHIAPAVLAQSSKDRYVKGDSYQWATANVRLIQGLTENFEMQYEGTYQYMDLRPEGYNGRNNVSGSFYKLTVAPTLKAGDVGEFLKRPEIRLFATWMDWDHRLDNYAGDDAFGSAGFKAGGEWNFGVQMETWF from the coding sequence ATGAAAAAAAGCACGCTCGCCATAACCCTTGGTCTTATTCTCAGCGCGGGAGCGGCCCAGGCCGCCGACCCGAGCATGAGCAGCATTGAAGCCCGTCTTGCCGCGCTGGAGCAGCGTTTACAGGCTGCGGAACAGCGCGCCAACGCCGCCGAAAGCCGCGCGCAGGCCGCGGAAAAACAGGCCCAGCAGCTGGCAGCCGCACAGCAAAAAACCGACACCACCACCACACAAGTGGAGCAGCGCACCGCCAAACTGGAGCAGAAAGCCAGCGACGAAGGCGGCTTTGAGTTTCACGGCTATGCGCGCTCCGGTCTGCTGATGAGCGATTCGGCAAGCAAAACCCAGGGCGGCCCAACCGTCACGCCAGCCGGTGAGACCGGCGGCCATGTGGGTCGTCTGGGTAACGAACCGGATACCTATGTCGAGATGAACCTCGAACATAAACAGACCCTCGCCAACGGTGCGACCACCCGCTTTAAAGTGATGCTTGCCGACGGCCAGCGCACCTATAACGACTGGACCGCCTCCAGCAGCGATCTCAACCTGCGCCAGGCCTTTACGGAAATCGGCCATCTGCCGAGCTTTACCGGCGCGTTCAAAGACTCCACCGTCTGGGCCGGGAAACGCTTCGACCGCGATAACTTTGATATCCACTGGATCGACTCCGATGTGGTGTTCCTCGCCGGGACCGGCGCCGGGGTCTACGACATGAAGTGGAGCGACGAGGCGCGCAGCAACCTCTCTATCTATGGCCGCACCTTTGGCGATATCGAAAACAGCGAAAACACCGCGCAGAACTACATCCTCTCCCTGAACAACTACTACGGCCCGGTGCAGCTGATGGTCAGCGGCATGCGCGCGAAGGATAATGACGACCGCCTCGATCTGGAAGGCAATAAAGTGAAGAGCGACGCGGCGGACAACGGCGTTCACGCCCTGCTCGGCCTGCATAACGACAGCTTCTACGGCCTGCGTGAAGGGTCGGCGAAAACCGCGCTGCTCTACGGTCACGGCCTCGGTGCGGAGGTGAAAGCCATCGGCTCCGACGGCGCGCTGCTGTCGCAGGCCGACACCTGGCGCTTGGCGAGCTACGGCATTACGCCGCTCGGCGGCGGCTGGCACATTGCTCCGGCGGTGCTGGCACAGAGCAGTAAAGATCGTTACGTCAAAGGCGACAGCTACCAGTGGGCGACCGCCAACGTGCGCCTGATTCAGGGGCTGACGGAAAACTTTGAAATGCAGTATGAAGGGACGTATCAGTACATGGATCTGCGCCCGGAAGGGTACAACGGCCGCAATAACGTGAGCGGCAGCTTCTACAAACTGACCGTTGCGCCAACGCTGAAAGCGGGCGATGTCGGTGAGTTCCTGAAACGCCCGGAAATACGCCTGTTTGCCACCTGGATGGACTGGGATCACCGGCTGGATAACTACGCCGGGGATGACGCCTTCGGCAGCGCTGGCTTCAAGGCCGGCGGCGAATGGAACTTCGGCGTACAGATGGAAACCTGGTTCTGA
- a CDS encoding sucrose-specific PTS transporter subunit IIBC, with protein sequence MDFAQISRSLLHLLGGKENIASAAHCATRLRLVLVDDAKADTAAIGKIDGVKGCFRNAGQLQVIFGTGVVNKVYAAFITEAGISESSKSEAADIAARKLNPFQRIARLLSNIFVPIIPAIVASGLLMGLLGMVKTYGWVNPDNALYIMLDMFSSAAFIILPILIGFTAAREFGGNPYLGATLGGILTHPALTNAWGVAAGFHTMNFFGIEVAMIGYQGTVFPVLLAVWFMSMLEKQLRRVIPDALDLILTPFLTVIISGFIAMLIIGPAGRALGDGISFVLSTLIAHAGWLAGLLFGGLYSVIVITGVHHSFHAIEAGLLGNPSIGVNFLLPIWAMANFAQGGACLAVWFKTKDAKIKAITLPSAFSAMLGITEAAIFGINLRFMKPFIAGLIGGAVGGAWVVSMHVYMTAVGLTGLPGLAIVQASSLLNYIIGMAIAFSVAFILSFLLKYKTDAE encoded by the coding sequence ATGGATTTTGCACAAATTTCCCGCTCGCTGCTCCACTTGCTCGGCGGCAAAGAGAATATCGCCAGCGCCGCGCACTGTGCGACGCGCCTGCGCCTGGTGCTGGTGGACGACGCGAAAGCAGACACCGCCGCGATTGGCAAAATCGACGGTGTGAAAGGCTGTTTTCGTAATGCCGGGCAGCTACAGGTCATCTTCGGCACCGGGGTAGTGAACAAAGTTTACGCCGCGTTTATTACCGAGGCGGGGATCAGCGAGTCGAGCAAATCGGAAGCGGCGGATATCGCTGCGCGCAAGCTAAACCCGTTCCAGCGCATCGCCCGTTTGCTGTCGAACATCTTCGTGCCGATCATTCCGGCGATTGTTGCGTCGGGCCTGCTGATGGGCCTGCTGGGGATGGTGAAGACCTACGGCTGGGTCAACCCGGATAACGCGCTCTATATCATGCTCGACATGTTCAGCTCGGCGGCGTTTATCATTCTGCCGATCCTGATTGGCTTTACCGCCGCGCGCGAGTTTGGTGGCAACCCCTATCTTGGCGCAACGCTTGGCGGCATCCTTACCCACCCGGCGCTGACCAACGCCTGGGGCGTGGCGGCAGGCTTCCACACCATGAACTTCTTCGGCATCGAAGTGGCGATGATCGGCTACCAGGGGACAGTCTTCCCGGTGCTGCTGGCGGTGTGGTTTATGAGCATGCTGGAAAAACAGCTGCGCCGGGTGATCCCGGACGCGCTGGATCTGATCCTCACCCCGTTCCTGACGGTGATTATCTCCGGCTTTATCGCCATGCTGATTATCGGCCCGGCGGGTCGCGCGCTGGGCGACGGCATCTCGTTTGTGCTCAGCACGCTGATTGCCCACGCGGGCTGGCTGGCGGGTCTGCTGTTTGGTGGGCTCTACTCGGTGATTGTGATTACCGGCGTGCACCACAGCTTCCACGCCATTGAGGCTGGGCTGCTCGGCAACCCGTCGATTGGCGTTAACTTCCTGCTGCCAATCTGGGCGATGGCCAACTTTGCGCAGGGCGGTGCCTGCCTGGCGGTGTGGTTTAAAACCAAGGATGCAAAGATCAAAGCGATTACCCTGCCCTCGGCCTTCTCGGCGATGCTCGGTATTACCGAAGCGGCGATCTTTGGTATCAACCTGCGCTTTATGAAGCCGTTTATCGCCGGGTTAATTGGCGGTGCGGTCGGCGGCGCGTGGGTGGTGTCGATGCATGTCTATATGACGGCGGTGGGCCTCACCGGGCTGCCGGGTCTGGCGATTGTGCAGGCCAGCTCGCTGCTTAACTATATTATCGGTATGGCTATCGCCTTTAGCGTCGCCTTCATTCTCTCCTTCTTGCTGAAATACAAAACGGACGCGGAATAA
- a CDS encoding sucrose-6-phosphate hydrolase, whose translation MASDSLLPAILQAVMKGQPKALSDPFYPNWHLAPVTGLLNDPNGFIQMGGRYHLFYQWNALGCQHNHKCWGHWSSADLLHWQHEPIALMPDEEYDRSGCYSGSAVDNDGVLTLCYTGNVKFDDGTRTAWQCLAVQNRDGGFDKLGPAIPLPNGYTGHVRDPKVWRHGDFWYMVLGAQDLTLQGKVLLLRSENLWNWQNLGEIAGSGLNGLGDAGYMWECPDLFALGDSTYLICCPQGITRDEKRWLNTHPSAYLSGELDYDNAQFRHGEFHELDAGFEFYAPQTTQSEDGRRLLVGWMGVPDGEEMRQPTVANGWIHQMTCLRHLTSRNGKLYQQPVVELQALRGEQQTFNGQADALPALDATSLELIVESAGDLTLNFADTLILEWSQSELRLARRSLESGEWHYRYWQGAAHKLQILCDRSSVEIFINDGEGVMSSRYFPQQPARLTFAGDAEVRARYWSLRACMVE comes from the coding sequence ATGGCATCTGACTCTCTGCTGCCCGCCATTTTACAGGCGGTGATGAAAGGCCAGCCGAAAGCGCTGAGCGACCCCTTCTACCCGAACTGGCACCTGGCGCCGGTCACCGGGCTGCTCAACGATCCCAATGGATTTATCCAGATGGGCGGGCGTTACCACCTGTTTTATCAATGGAACGCGCTGGGCTGCCAGCACAACCACAAATGCTGGGGGCACTGGAGCTCAGCGGATTTACTCCACTGGCAGCATGAGCCGATTGCGCTGATGCCGGACGAAGAGTATGACCGCAGCGGCTGCTACTCCGGTAGCGCCGTGGATAACGACGGCGTGCTGACGCTCTGCTACACCGGTAACGTCAAGTTTGACGACGGCACGCGCACCGCCTGGCAGTGTCTGGCGGTGCAGAACCGTGACGGCGGCTTCGATAAGCTCGGCCCGGCGATCCCGCTGCCAAACGGCTACACCGGACACGTGCGCGACCCGAAAGTGTGGCGACACGGCGACTTCTGGTACATGGTGCTCGGCGCGCAGGATCTCACCTTGCAGGGCAAAGTGCTGCTGCTGCGCTCGGAGAACCTGTGGAACTGGCAGAACCTCGGTGAGATCGCCGGCAGCGGCCTCAACGGCCTGGGTGATGCGGGCTATATGTGGGAGTGCCCGGATCTCTTCGCGCTCGGCGATAGTACCTATCTTATCTGCTGCCCGCAGGGGATCACGCGTGATGAGAAACGCTGGCTCAACACCCACCCGAGCGCTTATCTCAGCGGCGAGCTGGATTACGACAACGCGCAGTTCCGCCACGGCGAGTTTCACGAGCTGGACGCCGGGTTTGAGTTCTACGCACCGCAAACCACGCAGAGCGAAGATGGCCGCCGTTTACTGGTCGGCTGGATGGGCGTGCCGGACGGGGAAGAGATGCGCCAGCCCACCGTCGCCAACGGCTGGATCCACCAGATGACCTGCCTGCGCCACTTAACCTCGCGCAACGGCAAGCTTTATCAACAGCCGGTCGTTGAGCTTCAGGCGCTGCGCGGCGAGCAGCAGACCTTCAACGGCCAGGCCGACGCGCTACCGGCGCTGGATGCCACGTCGCTGGAACTGATCGTAGAGAGTGCAGGCGATCTCACGCTGAACTTTGCTGACACGCTGATCCTTGAGTGGAGTCAGAGTGAACTGCGCCTCGCGCGCAGAAGCCTCGAGAGCGGCGAGTGGCACTACCGCTACTGGCAAGGCGCGGCGCACAAGTTGCAGATCCTCTGCGACCGCTCAAGCGTCGAGATCTTTATTAATGATGGCGAAGGGGTGATGAGTAGCCGCTACTTCCCGCAGCAGCCTGCGCGCTTAACGTTTGCGGGTGATGCAGAAGTGCGGGCGCGCTACTGGTCGTTACGAGCTTGCATGGTAGAATAA